Proteins from a genomic interval of Tenacibaculum sp. SZ-18:
- a CDS encoding serine hydrolase domain-containing protein, whose amino-acid sequence MRTIFTLTFLFILILSNAQTNSEISEKTINEITEFIQNKKDFYNSPSIAVAITDETKTIYLKHFGDAKKGDKYLIGSNSKSFTALLILKLQEEGKLNIHDPVIKYLPWFKFKNKVISDQITIEDLLRHTSGLSTELGRTFKTDPTFNYIDFYTSKIKSIDLEDISERRYNYSNANYRILAYIIEEVTNRTFKDCLNSYITTPLGLVNTSADIKTKLINSYQYFLYYPIIPFETNLHPDEAASGLISSSIDNMATYLRHIMNAYNNHPNTKLSNHLVKQLFTKNERSKSNYGLGWKINNDSTGLYHGGTNKSFESHMYILPSLKKAIVVLINSNQAPDVEIINGIYGILSGKGYYDKSSFAYYRHFPILVLLLCICFISQFIKWQKRNFHISLTKKILPNLLLLIGVVIGSCIFIYIPKLNGVSLKTATEFDPTSGYSIVLTSLLIITNSILIYINANLILKK is encoded by the coding sequence ATGCGAACTATTTTTACCCTTACATTTCTTTTTATTCTTATTCTTTCTAACGCTCAAACCAACTCAGAAATATCAGAAAAAACGATTAATGAAATAACCGAGTTTATTCAAAATAAAAAAGATTTTTATAACTCACCAAGTATTGCTGTTGCCATTACTGATGAAACAAAAACCATATATTTGAAACATTTTGGTGACGCCAAAAAAGGAGATAAATACTTAATTGGCTCTAATTCTAAATCATTCACTGCATTACTAATATTAAAGTTGCAGGAAGAGGGAAAACTAAATATTCATGATCCCGTCATAAAATACTTACCTTGGTTTAAGTTTAAGAATAAAGTAATTTCAGATCAAATAACCATTGAAGATTTACTACGTCATACATCTGGACTTTCAACTGAATTGGGAAGAACCTTTAAAACCGACCCAACTTTTAATTATATTGATTTTTATACTTCGAAAATAAAAAGTATCGATCTAGAGGATATCTCTGAAAGACGATACAACTATTCTAATGCTAATTACAGAATTCTTGCATATATTATAGAGGAAGTGACTAATCGCACATTTAAAGATTGTTTAAACTCTTATATAACCACGCCCTTAGGATTAGTAAATACATCAGCAGATATAAAAACTAAACTAATTAACAGCTATCAATACTTTTTATATTATCCAATAATTCCATTTGAAACAAATTTACACCCTGACGAAGCCGCTTCAGGATTAATTTCAAGCTCCATAGACAACATGGCAACTTACCTACGTCATATTATGAATGCTTATAACAATCATCCAAATACTAAATTATCCAATCATTTAGTAAAACAGTTATTTACCAAGAATGAGAGGAGTAAGTCAAATTACGGATTAGGTTGGAAAATAAATAACGATTCAACAGGGCTCTATCATGGTGGTACAAACAAAAGTTTTGAATCTCATATGTACATTTTACCTTCATTAAAAAAAGCAATTGTAGTATTAATAAATTCAAATCAAGCTCCGGATGTTGAAATTATCAATGGAATCTACGGAATATTAAGTGGAAAAGGATACTATGATAAATCGTCATTTGCTTACTACAGACATTTTCCTATTCTTGTTTTACTGCTATGTATTTGCTTTATTTCTCAATTCATAAAATGGCAAAAAAGAAATTTCCATATTTCACTGACTAAAAAGATTCTACCAAATCTTCTACTTCTTATTGGTGTAGTAATTGGATCTTGTATTTTTATTTATATTCCAAAACTTAATGGTGTTTCCTTAAAAACAGCAACAGAATTTGACCCTACTAGTGGATATAGTATTGTTTTAACTTCATTGTTGATAATCACTAACTCCATTTTAATTTATATTAATGCGAATCTTATACTAAAGAAGTAA
- the ftsY gene encoding signal recognition particle-docking protein FtsY, translated as MSFFKKIFSKEKKETLDKGLEKSKESFFSKLSKAVAGKSKVDDDVLDNLEEVLVSSDVGVDTTLKIIDRIEERVARDKYLGTEELNQILRDEIAGLLSETNVGNETEFTIPENKKPYVLMVVGVNGVGKTTTIGKLASQFKKRGLKVVLGAADTFRAAAIDQLQVWADRVDVPIIRQEMGSDPASVAFDTLQSGVNQDADVIIIDTAGRLHNKVNLMNELSKIKRVMQKVVGDAPHDVLLVLDGSTGQNAFEQAKQFTKATEVTSLAVTKLDGTAKGGVVIGISDQFQIPVKYIGVGEGIDDLQVFNKYEFVDSFFK; from the coding sequence ATGAGTTTTTTTAAAAAAATATTTTCCAAAGAGAAAAAAGAGACATTAGATAAAGGATTAGAAAAGTCTAAGGAAAGTTTTTTCTCAAAACTATCTAAAGCAGTCGCAGGGAAATCTAAAGTAGATGATGATGTTTTAGATAATTTGGAAGAGGTTTTAGTATCATCTGACGTTGGAGTAGATACGACATTGAAAATTATCGATAGAATTGAAGAACGTGTCGCACGTGACAAATATCTAGGAACGGAAGAGTTGAATCAGATTCTTCGTGATGAAATCGCGGGTTTATTATCAGAAACAAACGTTGGTAATGAAACTGAGTTTACCATTCCTGAGAATAAAAAGCCATATGTTTTAATGGTTGTTGGAGTAAATGGAGTTGGAAAAACTACTACAATTGGAAAATTGGCATCTCAATTCAAAAAGAGAGGTTTAAAAGTAGTATTAGGAGCGGCAGATACTTTTAGGGCAGCGGCAATTGATCAGCTTCAAGTTTGGGCTGATAGAGTTGACGTTCCAATTATTCGTCAAGAAATGGGTTCAGATCCAGCATCGGTTGCGTTTGATACTTTGCAATCTGGAGTGAATCAAGATGCAGATGTCATCATCATTGATACTGCAGGCCGTTTACACAATAAGGTCAATTTGATGAACGAGCTTTCTAAAATTAAAAGAGTAATGCAAAAAGTTGTCGGAGATGCTCCCCACGATGTATTGTTAGTTTTAGATGGTTCTACTGGACAGAATGCTTTTGAGCAAGCAAAACAGTTTACAAAAGCTACTGAAGTTACTTCTTTAGCGGTAACGAAATTAGATGGAACCGCAAAAGGTGGAGTTGTTATTGGTATTTCTGATCAGTTTCAAATTCCAGTAAAATATATTGGTGTTGGAGAAGGAATCGATGACTTACAGGTTTTTAACAAATATGAATTCGTAGATAGTTTCTTTAAATAA
- a CDS encoding DUF4295 domain-containing protein, producing the protein MAKKSVATLQTGSKRLTKAIKMVKSPKSGAYTFVEAIMDPTQVNDFLAKK; encoded by the coding sequence ATGGCAAAAAAATCAGTAGCAACGTTACAAACAGGTTCTAAAAGATTAACTAAAGCTATCAAAATGGTAAAGTCTCCAAAGTCTGGTGCTTACACATTCGTTGAAGCTATTATGGATCCTACGCAAGTAAACGACTTTTTGGCAAAAAAGTAA
- the rpmG gene encoding 50S ribosomal protein L33 yields MAKKGNRVQVILECTEHKASGQPGTSRYITTKNKKNTPDRMELKKFNPILKKMTVHKEIK; encoded by the coding sequence ATGGCAAAAAAAGGAAATAGAGTTCAGGTTATTTTAGAGTGTACTGAGCACAAGGCATCTGGTCAACCAGGAACTTCTCGTTACATTACAACTAAGAATAAGAAGAATACTCCAGATAGAATGGAATTAAAGAAATTTAATCCAATCTTGAAGAAGATGACAGTTCATAAAGAAATTAAATAA
- the rpmB gene encoding 50S ribosomal protein L28, which yields MSRVCELTGKKAMVGNNVSHALNRTKRKFNANLMTKRFYIPEEDNWITLKVSASALKNINKKGITAVIKEAREKGFLTK from the coding sequence ATGTCTAGAGTTTGTGAATTAACAGGAAAAAAAGCGATGGTAGGTAACAATGTATCTCACGCTTTAAATAGAACAAAAAGAAAATTCAACGCTAATTTAATGACAAAGCGTTTTTATATTCCAGAAGAGGATAATTGGATTACATTAAAAGTATCTGCTTCTGCATTAAAAAATATTAACAAGAAAGGAATTACAGCTGTAATCAAAGAAGCAAGAGAAAAAGGTTTCTTAACAAAGTAA
- a CDS encoding competence/damage-inducible protein A translates to MNAEIITIGDEILIGQIVDTNSQWIGKELNKIGVSVYQITSIQDERQHILNALKEAENRADVVIITGGLGPTKDDITKKTIAEYFKDEKVITYPEVIDNIKFLFKKFNHPFNEVQKYQAELPSKATLLMNHLGTAPGMWFNENNTVFVSLPGVPYEMRGLMTYEVLPKLQEEFDLPYILHKTILTYGQGESVIASRIEDFENSLPKNIKLAYLPSFGRVRLRLSAKGDNLEDLKEALSDKVIKLSALVDDIFVGYEDEGSIESQVGKILKSKELTICTAESMTGGKIASTLVSVPGSSAYFKGGFVVYNSQMKEQLLDVPMSLIKENTVVSKEVAELMAINARKKVHTDLAISITGNAGPTTDHNDKDVGLVYIGIADENGAEVHEYNFGNPREKVINKTVNKALELILRMNMKN, encoded by the coding sequence ATGAATGCAGAAATTATAACCATTGGAGATGAAATTCTAATTGGTCAGATTGTAGATACGAATTCGCAATGGATTGGTAAGGAATTAAATAAGATAGGTGTATCGGTGTATCAAATCACATCGATTCAAGATGAAAGACAACATATATTAAACGCATTAAAGGAGGCTGAAAATAGAGCTGATGTTGTAATAATTACAGGAGGATTAGGTCCAACGAAAGACGATATTACCAAAAAAACAATAGCTGAATACTTTAAAGATGAAAAGGTGATAACGTATCCTGAGGTTATCGATAATATTAAGTTTCTATTTAAGAAGTTTAATCACCCATTTAACGAAGTTCAAAAATATCAGGCGGAATTACCCTCAAAAGCTACTTTATTAATGAATCATTTAGGAACCGCTCCTGGCATGTGGTTCAATGAAAATAATACTGTTTTTGTTTCTCTCCCAGGTGTACCTTACGAAATGAGAGGTTTAATGACTTATGAAGTATTACCAAAATTACAAGAAGAGTTTGATTTACCTTACATTCTACACAAAACAATACTTACCTACGGACAGGGAGAAAGTGTTATAGCAAGTAGAATTGAGGATTTTGAAAATAGTTTACCTAAGAATATAAAACTAGCTTACTTGCCTTCTTTTGGAAGAGTAAGGCTAAGGTTAAGTGCTAAAGGAGATAATTTAGAGGATTTAAAGGAAGCTTTATCTGATAAAGTAATTAAATTATCAGCATTGGTAGATGATATTTTCGTAGGGTACGAAGATGAAGGTTCTATAGAGAGTCAAGTAGGGAAAATTTTAAAATCAAAAGAGCTAACAATTTGTACAGCAGAAAGCATGACTGGAGGAAAAATTGCTTCAACCTTAGTTTCAGTTCCAGGTTCTTCGGCGTATTTTAAAGGAGGCTTTGTCGTTTATAATTCTCAAATGAAAGAACAATTACTAGATGTGCCAATGTCTTTAATAAAGGAAAATACTGTTGTCAGTAAAGAAGTTGCCGAGTTAATGGCAATTAATGCTAGAAAAAAAGTGCATACTGATTTAGCAATATCTATTACGGGAAATGCAGGGCCAACTACCGATCATAATGATAAAGATGTTGGTTTGGTATATATTGGTATTGCTGATGAAAATGGGGCAGAGGTACACGAGTACAATTTTGGTAATCCAAGAGAAAAAGTCATTAATAAAACTGTTAATAAAGCTTTAGAGTTGATTTTGAGAATGAATATGAAAAATTAA
- a CDS encoding fumarylacetoacetate hydrolase family protein, which produces MKIICIGRNYAKHIEELANERPSNPVVFMKPDSAILPKRNPFFIPPFSNDVHYEVEVLVKINKVGKHISTKFAHKYYDAIGLGIDFTARDVQAECKAKGLPWEKAKAFDGSAIIGEFYPKKEFDLENLSFQLHKNGEVVQDGNTKAMLWKVDELVSYVSQFFTLKKGDIIFTGTPAGVGKVVENDLLTGVIEGKKAFEIKVK; this is translated from the coding sequence ATGAAAATAATTTGTATCGGGCGTAATTACGCAAAACATATAGAAGAATTAGCAAATGAAAGACCAAGTAATCCGGTTGTTTTCATGAAACCTGATTCTGCAATCTTACCAAAAAGAAATCCATTTTTTATACCACCATTTTCTAATGATGTTCACTATGAAGTAGAGGTTTTGGTCAAAATTAATAAAGTAGGAAAGCATATTTCAACCAAATTTGCTCATAAATATTATGACGCCATAGGTTTAGGAATTGATTTTACTGCTCGTGATGTTCAAGCAGAATGTAAAGCTAAAGGATTGCCCTGGGAAAAAGCGAAAGCTTTTGACGGTAGTGCTATTATCGGCGAGTTTTATCCTAAGAAGGAGTTTGATTTAGAAAATTTGTCTTTTCAATTACATAAAAATGGAGAAGTAGTTCAAGATGGCAATACAAAAGCTATGCTTTGGAAAGTGGATGAATTGGTGAGTTATGTATCTCAGTTTTTCACCTTAAAAAAAGGAGATATAATTTTTACAGGTACACCTGCAGGTGTCGGAAAAGTCGTAGAAAATGATTTGTTAACTGGAGTTATTGAAGGTAAAAAGGCATTCGAAATAAAAGTAAAATGA
- the purU gene encoding formyltetrahydrofolate deformylase, producing MQSQVVTFLIKCPDQKGLVAKFTTFFYEQGFNILSCQQYVNAIADRYYMRIRLDAEDANITKNDLETEFLNLADSLSCTWSVHYEKEKQNVAIMVSHTSHCLYDLLERQREGTIDCNISLIISNHDKLKSIANMFDIPYYHLPITKETKKEQEAQVVELLTKYNIDLIVMARYMQILSEDFINKYPQKIINIHHSFLPAFQGANPYQRAYERGVKLIGATAHYATVDLDEGPIIEQDVERISHESTPKTLKGIGADIERLVLAKAVKSHLQHQIIVSDNRAIVFPESGE from the coding sequence ATGCAATCACAAGTAGTTACTTTTTTAATTAAATGCCCTGATCAGAAAGGTTTAGTTGCCAAGTTTACAACGTTTTTCTATGAACAAGGCTTTAACATTTTAAGTTGTCAGCAATATGTAAACGCCATTGCAGATCGTTATTATATGCGTATTCGTTTAGATGCAGAAGATGCTAATATTACTAAAAACGATTTAGAAACTGAGTTTTTAAATTTAGCCGATTCTCTAAGTTGTACTTGGTCGGTTCATTACGAAAAAGAAAAACAAAATGTGGCGATTATGGTTTCGCACACGAGTCATTGCTTATATGATTTGTTGGAAAGACAAAGAGAAGGAACTATTGATTGTAATATAAGTTTAATAATTAGTAATCATGATAAGTTGAAATCCATCGCTAACATGTTCGATATTCCTTATTATCATTTACCAATAACAAAGGAAACAAAGAAAGAACAAGAAGCTCAGGTTGTAGAATTATTAACTAAATATAATATTGATTTAATTGTAATGGCTCGTTACATGCAAATCCTTTCTGAAGATTTTATAAATAAGTATCCTCAAAAAATTATTAATATTCATCATTCGTTTTTACCAGCATTTCAAGGAGCAAATCCGTATCAAAGAGCTTATGAGAGAGGAGTAAAGTTAATTGGAGCAACAGCACATTATGCGACTGTCGATTTAGACGAAGGTCCAATAATCGAGCAAGATGTTGAAAGGATTTCACACGAAAGTACACCAAAAACATTGAAAGGAATTGGGGCAGATATTGAAAGGTTAGTCCTAGCAAAAGCTGTAAAATCTCATTTACAACATCAAATAATTGTTTCTGATAATAGAGCAATTGTATTTCCTGAGTCGGGAGAATAA